One stretch of Armigeres subalbatus isolate Guangzhou_Male chromosome 2, GZ_Asu_2, whole genome shotgun sequence DNA includes these proteins:
- the LOC134210091 gene encoding uncharacterized protein LOC134210091: MSEANYRVAWEVLVDRFSNNYLLKKRHLNALFEYPRMKKESAAGLHDLIDCFERNTKILDQLGERTSGWGAMLVHLLVSKLDEVIQKRWEEIVTPDKEPSFGSLVDFLKKQTRVLDAVSVDQRMFSTTTSSSISKFRPTKVSVNSATETKSPNCFACNEKHWITQCPTFANLGIDKRLQLTNSKRLCSNCLGRNHLARDCPSKYRCRTCSKKHHTLLHPGFPGSGSVPTSISTSATNENVNPSTSSSTGGASNSGESVSSSMALISSNSAVGQANSHIFLLTVLLNVKDVWGRIHQARALLDSGSQANLMSANLCKLLQLSRRDKKVEITGIGRSRNRTAYEVSTTISSRTENFSTSMEFLVLEQLTDDQPSYSIPMREWKPPADMVLADPGFNVSGPIDLVLGTQYFYDFHISDGGRLQTRKFDNTLPVFVNTVFGWVAAGEVTCMEGQSRVSCHIAKVESLDKAIERFWAVEEFTVKTPRSQEEEDCETHFVNTVSRDDTGRYIVRYPKHMNFNSMIGESKQMALRRFHHTERRLKLNCDLRSQYSDFMMEYIELGHMKCIGVADDSSLDEGKIVCYLPHHPVFKETSSTTKMRVVFDGSAKTSTNYSLNEALLTGPTIQDELLEIMIRFRKHAVALVADVAKMYRQILIHDDDKPLQRILWRFDPSDPIAVYELQTVTYGLSPSSFLATRVLKQLVLDLGEKYEHAASSVEEDFYMDDFLSGAATVEKAILLQKEVQNLLEEGGLELRKWSSNNSDVLKNVPNEALVGDTTLHFGEDQRIKTLGIGWETKPDHLCIEVQPSSEECIWTKRKIFSTIAKLYDLLGLVSPVIAWAKIRMQHLWLTAVEWDDPVPEEIASKWMDFVAQLPILNDYKVPRFIFLPDFVSIQFHVFTDASEIGYGACIYARSINKAKQIKIELIAAKSRVAPLKRVSLPRLELCAALLGAKLYAKVSAALKMEGVSCWFWSDSMVTLHWIQAPPNTWQTFIGNRTAEIQQLTHGHSWNHVKGTENPADLISRGMLPQDFSVTTVWRCGPSWLSNEEEYWPKHPTGTPPEDLLERRKTALVIQQTPEHNFLFHRYSSFWRLLRITALILRFVNRCRRKPNCHPNLFASVGELEQAKETLSKLAQQEVFVEEWKQLDKTRTVSKKSSLKLLGPFLDEKGIIRLGGRLEHSSENYHTKHPIILPKFHPLTRLITQHYHEQCMHSGPRMTLATMHQEFWPVNGKTIANFVCRKCPQCYRLNPAPVSQPVGQLPKSRTAPCRAFTVVGVDYCGPVYLKPAHRRAAPRKAFIAVFVCFASKAVHLELVCDLSTEAFIAALRRFIAHHGMPAEIHSDNAKHTRESINRECSKHRIQWHFIPPRAPTFGGLWEAAVKTAKTTLRKVLGKTQLSYEDYATVLAQIEANMNSRPLTSLSIDPIELDVLTPGHFIIGAPLISLPEPNYVQIPTNRLNHYQQLQKLVQQHWDRWRKEYLTELNHRREKTTLPIDVHIGQMVFVQEDGKPTIDWPIARIEQIHPGADGVVRVVTLRTASGTYKRPATRIFPLNFDQQPMNAVADISDTQLAENIDN, from the exons ATGAGTGAGGCTAATTATAGGGTTGCATGGGAGGTTTTGGTCGATCGGTTCTCCAACAATTATCTCCTCAAAAAACGTCATCTTAATGCGTTGTTCGAGTACCCAAGGATGAAGAAGGAATCAGCTGCTGGTCTGCACGATCTAATTGATTGTTTCGAGCGCAACACAAAAATCCTGGACCAGTTAGGTGAAAGAACGAGTGGTTGGGGAGCAATGTTAGTCCATTTATTGGTTTCCAAACTGGACGAAGTTATTCAGAAACGGTGGGAAGAAATTGTGACACCAGATAAGGAACCGTCATTTGGGTCGTTGGTCGATTTCCTCAAAAAGCAAACCCGGGTGTTAGATGCGGTTTCGGTCGATCAGCGTATGTTTTCAACGACAACGTCATCTAGCATAAGCAAATTCCGACCCACGAAAGTTTCGGTCAACTCGGCGACTGAAACGAAGTCGCCGAACTGCTTCGCCTGTAATGAAAAGCATTGGATTACGCAGTGCCCAACTTTCGCAAATTTAGGAATAGATAAACGGCTGCAGCTCACTAATTCCAAGCGGCTCTGCAGTAATTGTCTTGGCCGGAATCACTTGGCACGGGACTGTCCATCAAAATATCGTTGCAGAACGTGCTCGAAGAAGCACCATACGTTGTTGCATCCTGGGTTtcctggttctggttctgttCCCACTTCTATTTCTACTTCGGCAACGAATGAAAACGTAAATCCTTCTACATCATCATCAACTGGCGGTGCTTCGAACTCTGGTGAATCTGTTTCTAGTTCGATGGCATTAATTTCATCCAATTCGGCGGTAGGGCAGGCTAATTCGCATATATTTTTGCTCACGGTATTGCTCAATGTGAAGGACGTTTGGGGAAGGATACATCAGGCAAGGGCGCTTCTAGACTCCGGATCACAGGCCAACTTGATGTCGGCAAATCTCTGCAAGCTGCTTCAACTTTCAAGGCGGGACAAAAAGGTGGAAATAACTGGTATTGGTCGATCACGAAATCGCACGGCTTATGAAGTCTCCACTACAATTTCTTCTCGGACGGAGAATTTCTCAACTTCAATGGAATTTCTGGTGTTAGAGCAGCTCACTGACGATCAGCCATCATACTCGATTCCGATGCGAGAATGGAAACCTCCGGCTGATATGGTTTTGGCTGATCCTGGTTTTAACGTTTCTGGTCCGATCGATTTGGTCTTAGGTACCCAATACTTCTATGATTTCCATATAAGCGATGGTGGCCGGTTGCAAACTCGTAAATTCGACAATACGCTCCCAGTATTTGTCAATACGGTATTTGGATGGGTAGCAGCTGGCGAGGTTACATGTATGGAAGGGCAGTCGCGGGTTAGTTGCCATATTGCGAAGGTGGAATCTTTGGACAAGGCAATCGAACGGTTTTGGGCAGTGGAAGAATTTACGGTTAAAACACCACGCTCACAGGAAGAGGAAGATTGTGAGACACATTTCGTTAACACAGTCTCTCGTGATGACACTGGCAGGTATATTGTGCGGTACCCTAAGCACATGAATTTCAACAGCATGATTGGTGAATCGAAACAGATGGCTCTCCGAAGATTTCATCACACTGAAAGACGATTGAAACTAAACTGTGATCTGCGATCGCAGTACAGTGACTTCATGATGGAGTACATTGAGCTGGGTCACATGAAGTGCATTGGAGTGGCGGATGACTCAAGCTTGGATGAAGGCAAAATTGTCTGCTATCTTCCACACCATCCTGTATTTAAGGAAACAAGCTCAACGACGAAAATGCGTGTGGTCTTCGACGGATCAGCGAAAACTTCCACGAACTATTCGCTCAATGAAGCTCTACTTACAGGGCCAACTATTCAAGACGAACTACTTGAAATAATGATTCGATTCCGGAAACATGCCGTTGCCCTGGTGGCGGACGTTGCAAAAATGTACCGTCAAATTCTGATCCATGATGACGATAAACCGCTCCAACGAATTCTTTGGCGATTCGATCCTTCGGATCCAATAGCAGTTTACGAGCTACAAACTGTCACTTACGGATTGTCTCCATCGTCGTTTCTCGCTACCCGGGTACTGAAGCAACTGGTTTTGGATTTGGGTGAAAAATACGAGCATGCAGCCAGCTCCGTGGAAGAAGATTTTTATATGGATGACTTCCTGTCGGGTGCAGCCACGGTGGAAAAGGCAATACTGCTTCAAAAGGAAGTGCAAAATTTGTTGGAAGAAGGAGGTCTAGAGCTTCGGAAATGGTCTTCAAATAATTCGGATGTCTTGAAAAATGTTCCTAACGAGGCTCTTGTCGGTGATACAACTCTACACTTTGGAGAAGATCAGAGAATAAAAACGCTTGGTATCGGATGGGAAACAAAACCAGATCATCTTTGCATCGAGGTTCAACCATCGTCAGAAGAATGTATTTGGACAAAACGGAAGATATTTTCTACGATTGCCAAGCTGTACGACCTGCTTGGACTTGTTTCGCCAGTCATCGCATGGGCAAAAATCCGAATGCAACATCTTTGGCTAACCGCTGTTGAATGGGACGATCCAGTTCCGGAGGAAATCGCAAGCAAATGGATGGATTTTGTGGCACAGTTGCCGATTCTGAACGACTATAAGGTACCTCGCTTCATCTTTCTGCCGGATTTTGTCTCTATACAGTTCCATGTATTCACCGATGCATCGGAAATTGGATATGGTGCCTGCATCTATGCGCGCTCTATCAACAAGGCGAAGCAAATCAAAATTGAGCTCATAGCAGCCAAATCACGGGTGGCACCACTCAAGCGCGTTAGCTTACCTCGGCTCGAACTCTGTGCTGCACTCCTGGGAGCAAAATTATATGCTAAAGTTTCAGCAGCACTCAAGATGGAAGGAGTTTCTTGTTGGTTCTGGTCAGATTCAATGGTGACGCTTCATTGGATTCAGGCCCCACCTAACACATGGCAAACCTTCATAGGGAACCGGACTGCAGAGATTCAACAGTTAACCCACGGGCACAGCTGGAATCACGTGAAAGGAACTGAAAACCCGGCTGACTTGATTTCACGTGGAATGCTTCCTCAAGATTTCTCCGTCACCACTGTGTGGCGCTGCGGTCCATCATGGCTCTCGAACGAGGAGGAATATTGGCCTAAGCACCCAACTGGTACGCCACCCGAGGATCTACTAGAACGCCGAAAAACAGCACTCGTGATTCAACAAACACCAGAGCATAACTTTCTATTCCACCGTTATTCAAGCTTTTGGCGTTTACTTCGGATTACTGCCTTAATTCTTCGTTTTGTGAATCGATGTCGTCGCAAACCTAATTGCCACCCAAACCTATTCGCTTCAGTAGGAGAACTAGAGCAAGCTAAGGAAACATTGTCGAAATTGGCGCAACAGGAAGTATTTGTGGAAGAGTGGAAACAACTGGATAAAACGCGAACCGTCTCCAAAAAGTCATCTTTAAAACTACTTGGCCCGTTCCTCGATGAAAAGGGAATCATTCGACTCGGTGGACGACTTGAACACTCCTCCGAGAACTACCACACAAAGCACCCTATAATTTTACCAAAATTCCACCCACTCACACGCCTCATAACACAGCACTATCACGAACAATGCATGCATTCCGGTCCTCGCATGACCTTAGCTACAATGCATCAAGAATTCTGGCCAGTTAACGGAAAGACAATCGCCAATTTTGTGTGTCGCAAATGTCCGCAATGCTATCGCCTAAACCCTGCTCCAGTTTCTCAACCCGTTGGCCAATTGCCAAAGTCCCGCACAGCACCATGTAGAGCTTTCACCGTAGTTGGAGTGGACTACTGCGGACCCGTTTACTTAAAACCAGCGCACCGACGAGCAGCACCACGGAAGGCATTCATTGCcgtatttgtttgtttcgccTCCAAAGCCGTGCATCTGGAATTGGTCTGTGACCTATCCACAGAGGCCTTTATTGCAGCCTTACGTCGCTTCATCGCACACCACGGGATGCCAGCAGAAATCCATTCGGACAACG CGAAACACACCAGAGAATCAATCAACCGAGAATGCAGCAAACACCGAATTCAGTGGCACTTCATTCCGCCAAGAGCACCAACCTTCGGCGGTCTATGGGAGGCCGCTGTGAAAACCGCGAAAACAACACTGAGAAAAGTGCTCGGAAAAACGCAGCTGTCCTACGAAGACTACGCAACAGTGCTAGCACAAATCGAGGCAAACATGAACAGCCGACCGCTTACGTCCTTATCCATCGACCCTATTGAGCTAGATGTCCTCACTCCCGGTCATTTCATCATCGGGGCACCGCTCATAAGCCTCCCGGAACCAAACTACGTGCAAATTCCCACCAACCGACTAAACCACTACCAACAGTTGCAAAAATTGGTCCAGCAGCACTGGGATCGCTGGAGGAAAGAATACCTCACAGAACTGAACCATCGTCGAGAGAAAACAACACTTCCCATTGATGTCCAcatcggccaaatggtttttgTTCAGGAGGACGGCAAACCTACCATCGATTGGCCTATTGCACGCATCGAACAAATTCATCCTGGAGCAGACGGAGTAGTAAGGGTCGTAACTTTGCGAACAGCTAGTGGAACCTACAAACGACCTGCGACCCGAATTTTTCCTCTTAATTTCGACCAGCAACCGATGAATGCCGTAGCCGATATTTCCGATACGCAGTTAGCTGAAAATATAGATAATTAA